One genomic region from Rattus norvegicus strain BN/NHsdMcwi chromosome 10, GRCr8, whole genome shotgun sequence encodes:
- the Bahcc1 gene encoding BAH and coiled-coil domain-containing protein 1 isoform X2: protein MDGRDFAPPPPHLLSERGSLGHRSAAAAARLAPAGPAAQPAAHFQPGKYFPSPLPMASHTASSRLMGNPPASSFMGSFLTSSLGSAASAHPNGPTSSPSEPAYRGSHPATSQIWFSHSHEAPAYPRFSGSLASTFLPVSHLDHHGNSNVLYGQHRFYGTQKDNFYLRNLPPQPAILPANHNFHGVPRATPTHPIGSCSRDRIEAASLQKGPKEFDRFLMGKELGKEKASKVAEGRERPVVEEESSKDRQKLVPPMPAEGPCKETGPAPRGSCEGRPKHLTSCLLNTKVLNGDMGKASMASCAGGMLGRPGTGVAAPGRCAKEVSGPVEPGPAFSECLERRQMLHHAVSYTVPSGLPTGPPPPLSTGPAGSFPCLQLHAGPDGLCPLQDKVSRDLKASGPTFVPSVGHLADKSHSFQVTEACAVAGDGKDRHLDAAMAPDHAPYGVSYAHLKAESKGERRPGGFEAALHPRLKGLEYLSSGPEAPFPGLPKGNLDKGGYFELPTSQDCARSNHQDPLGGKTTQACCTLDKVANKEAPAGPPGGQKVARIRHQQHLVAPEVESGGSGAESKRKSVELASLGYSGHHMPPWGVQTGHDTSMAIIEERKGSAYLDPFGSGLQQAALLSQELPTPQDEVSAMKNLLKYSNQALVVGQKAPFVGLGGLKASCVQQEAKFPATKGPGPVERPDCARSREHEAPTHGDGEVRQPPVGIAVALARQKDTVSRPDAAYNTNSGRQGRAAPTFKAAGGPRATHTLDLESEEERSRACEDRLGLPGRELLLQDNKDLVEFARIHPSSSCPGDLPPHLMMQGGQLGGDPAPHPHPAHPHWLPRTRSPSLWMGGHSYGLGHPALHQNLPPGFPASVPGSMPSVFPLPQDAATQLVILPSEPTPHTTPHTLAEVMDQASLWPPMYGARGPASHMQHPGQLPVYSRSQLLRQQELYALQHQQQQQQQQQQQQQQQQQQQQQQQQQQQQQQQQQQQHRATQALELQRAAQFQRKPEDRHMELEEAAREKAPKSTHKPVALTPMAKGTPSSTTAGLVKLSPCCQSPTLKTPASCPTPPPRPSAPCTLPICPTGSPGPGSKLPSTKDKSEEGQRAGTDLTALEPDLPPRLNPSTGVDFSLPSDVHSSDLPDPKTMQTTTPGTRPEPTRTFLPGEPPPCSPRNLEEPGLLSRTRDATQDLAILPPPVEGGLPPGKAEDPSPLEGLQALKFGDLLEGGGTEATGQTNSTQGGTQNERTVDQGVPQPSLGATPQALEQVAGSPVALDKDEGPQKAPDVAQLQEEETQLEENGGDSEVDWGTPNHSHPPKALPGLDALVAATVDLGDLPDISLPDAQTPAASVPLGTAPQPHTSGIHGIALLSELADLEIQQQKSELALQEDEDVLAFNLQHLATLATAWSLVEAASLDNSVASLQAPAADPDRGPRLTPRMQILQRKDTWAPKTKPVCPLKAAIDRLDTQEVEMRMQLAELQRRYKEKQRELARLQRRHDHEREESSRSPARRGPGRPRKRKHSSSLPALRPGGQLARSDSKKAKAVRASLSLLCAELRGDEPPRKRSKLEKSPYTGLQTASSEKVRCKKSCGPAELSSSMAHKVAQLKPKVKSKGLPASLSAFQRKEAAPGGRIRKKLSRAKSVKVSGAARHPHPNGDSGREMPKFQTQPAVAVAHEAGNGYDSEDCQALLETEAAPREPGLVLHPGAVLGPSPSSVVKMEANQKAKKKKERQGLLGACRLSSPEGEVKIKRRTVKTKVGPKLERAPGRRPPGAPGKKKAKGKAKTGLRAEPGNATSRDSLFNPTRTFACREEGSKLASERLKRATRKSAMLQPVLRRKNGALSIALSARNAKAILGKSRKLTKVNREAVSKQGQGRAVSRLLESFAVEDDFEFDDDDDSSFSDEEEEEEEAGVQLSEEQSAALARSCTIHKEDLQDGLPVLIPKEDSLLYAGSVRTLQPPDIYSIVIEGERGNRQRIYSLEQLLQEAVLDVRPQSSRYLPPGTRVCAYWSQKSRCLYPGNVVRGASSDEEDLDSVVVEFDDGDTGHIAVSNIRLLPPDFKIQCTEPSPALLVSSSCRRTKKAASESHPPSEAPTPSLSPKVQDGPETSKTPGKKSGCKDKAGKVDLLTSGAKSPTGASDHFLGRRGSPLLSWSAVAQTKRKAVAAAAAGGKGPGVLQNLFQLNGSTKKLRARDTLFPMHSMAAPVFGNSFRADSFSSLASSYTPFLGGAGAGLPGGAHKLLRAKKAERAEVEKAGRRRAGSEFLVKLDHEGVTSPKNKNCKALLMSDKDFGPKLGRPLASPSYTHPALIGKDKKGRAPVHPLHMGLALRKYPLPCDSDCPSSYSDEDEDGPGLATGVPSRFLTRLSMSSSSSGSSTSSSSGSVSTSSLCSSDNEDSSYSSDDEDPTLLLQTCLTRPVPALLAPPEALRSKGSSPHAHAHAQRCFLSRAGVTGAGAGAGPGVSKSKFKRKEALSFSKAKELSRRQRLPSVENRPKISAFLPARQLWKWSGNPTQRRGMKGKARKLFYKAIVRGKETLRIGDCAVFLSAGRPNLPYIGRIESLWESWGSNMVVKVKWFYHPEETKLGKRQSDGKNALYQSCHEDENDVQTISHKCQVVGREQYEQMMRGRKYQDQQDLYYLAGTYDPTTGRLVTADGVPVLC from the exons CCAGCAGCCGTCTGATGGGAAACCCCCCAGCCTCCTCTTTCATGGGCAGCTTCCTCACCAGCAGCCTGGGCTCAGCTGCGTCTGCACACCCCAACGGCCCCACATCCTCTCCTTCTGAGCCGGCCTACCGAGGATCCCACCCTGCCACCTCTCAGATCTGGTTCTCCCACTCCCACGAAG CTCCTGCGTACCCCAGATTTTCGGGGAGTCTGGCATCTACCTTCCTACCCGTGAGCCACTTGGATCACCATGGAAACAGCAATGTTCTCTATGGGCAACATCGTTTCTATGGAACCCAAAAAG ATAACTTCTACCTGCGCAACCTGCCCCCACAGCCTGCAATCCTACCTGCCAACCACAACTTCCACGGAGTGCCCCgagccacccccacccaccccatcggCTCCTGCAGCCGGGACCGTATTGAGGCTGCCTCACTGCAGAAGGGTCCTAAGGAGTTTGACCGCTTCCTCATGGGGAAAGAGCTGGGCAAAGAGAAAGCTAGTAAGGTAGCAGAGGGCAGGGAGCGGCCAGTGGTGGAGGAAGAAAGCAGTAAAGATCGACAGAAGCTGGTGCCACCCATGCCTGCTGAGGGGCCCTGCAAGGAGACGGGACCCGCACCCCGGGGGTCCTGTGAGGGCCGCCCCAAACACCTCACTTCCTGCCTACTCAACACCAAGGTACTCAATGGAGACATGGGCAAGGCCTCGATGGCCAGTTGTGCAGGGGGTATGCTGGGAAGGCCCGGAACAGGCGTGGCAGCACCTGGACGCTGTGCCAAGGAGGTGTCAGGCCCCGTGGAGCCTGGGCCAGCCTTCAGCGAGTGCCTGGAGCGGCGGCAGATGCTACATCACGCTGTGTCCTACACAGTGCCCTCCGGCCTGCCTACCGGGCCACCCCCGCCCCTCAGCACGGGCCCAGCAGGCTCTTTCCCCTGTCTGCAGCTCCATGCAGGTCCAGATGGGCTCTGCCCCCTGCAGGACAAAGTCTCCCGGGACCTAAAGGCCAGCGGGCCCACCTTTGTGCCTTCTGTGGGACACCTGGCTGACAAGAGCCACTCTTTCCAAGTAACAGAGGCCTGTGCCGTGGCAGGTGATGGCAAGGACCGGCACCTAGACGCGGCCATGGCCCCTGACCATGCACCCTATGGAGTCTCCTATGCCCACCTAAAGGCCGAGAGCAAGGGTGAACGGCGACCTGGGGGCTTTGAGGCGGCCCTCCACCCCCGGCTGAAAGGCCTGGAGTATCTCAGTTCAGGCCCTGAGGCCCCCTTCCCTGGCCTTCCCAAAGGCAATCTGGACAAAGGTGGCTACTTTGAGTTACCCACGTCACAGGACTGTGCCCGGTCCAATCACCAAGACCCACTGGGTGGAAAGACCACCCAGGCTTGCTGCACTTTAGACAAAGTGGCCAACAAAGAGGCCCCTGCTGGCCCTCCGGGGGGCCAGAAGGTAGCCAGGATCCGTCATCAGCAGCACTTGGTGGCTCCTGAAGTAGAATCAGGAGGCAGCGGGGCTGAGTCTAAGCGCAAGTCCGTGGAGCTGGCTTCTCTGGGTTACAGCGGGCACCATATGCCTCCGTGGGGCGTTCAGACAGGCCACGACACCTCCATGGCCATCATCGAGGAACGAAAGGGCAGTGCCTACCTTGACCCTTTTGGGAGTGGCCTCCAGCAGGCAGCCCTCCTGTCCCAGGAGCTGCCCACCCCACAAGATGAGGTCTCGGCCATGAAGAATCTGCTCAAGTACAGCAACCAAGCCCTGGTTGTGGGCCAGAAGGCTCCCTTTGTGGGCCTGGGTGGCCTCAAAGCCAGCTGTGTCCAGCAGGAAGCCAAGTTTCCAGCCACTAAGGGCCCAGGCCCTGTGGAAAGACCCGACTGCGCTCGAAGCAGGGAGCACGAGGCCCCCACACACGGAGACGGGGAGGTGCGGCAGCCACCTGTGGGCATCGCAGTGGCCTTGGCCCGGCAGAAGGACACAGTCAGCCGGCCGGATGCAGCCTACAATACCAACAGTGGGCGGCAGGGCAGGGCCGCCCCCACCTTCAAAG CTGCTGGAGGACCGCGTGCCACCCACACGCTGGACCTGGAGAGTGAAGAGGAAAGGTCACGGGCGTGCGAGGACCGCCTGGGGCTGCCTGGCCGTGAGCTGCTGTTACA AGACAACAAAGACCTCGTGGAATTTGCCCGGATCCACCCTTCAAGCAGCTGCCCTGGAGACCTGCCCCCCCACCTCATGATGCAAGGCGGCCAGCTGGGCGGGgacccagccccccacccccatcccgcCCACCCCCACTGGCTGCCCCGCACCCGAAGTCCCTCCTTGTGGATGGGGGGGCATTCCTATG GCCTCGGACACCCTGCCCTGCACCAGAACCTACCCCCCGGCTTCCCAGCTTCTGTGCCCGGCTCTATGCCCtcagtgttccccctcccccaagacgCAGCCACACAGCTGGTCATCTTGCCCTCCGaacccacaccccacaccacccCTCACACACTCG CTGAAGTTATGGACCAGGCCTCACTGTGGCCTCCCATGTATGGGGCCCGGGGCCCTGCCTCACACATGCAGCACCCTGGCCAGCTCCCCGTGTACTCTCGGTCCCAGCTGCTTCGGCAGCAAGAACTGTATGCACTGCAGcaccaacagcagcaacagcagcagcagcaacaacagcaacaacaacagcagcagcagcagcagcaacagcagcagcagcaacagcagcagcagcaacagcagcagcaacatcgGGCCACACAGGCCCTGGAGCTACAGCGAGCTGCCCAGTTCCAG CGCAAGCCTGAGGATCGACACATGGAACTGGAGGAAGCTGCCCGGGAGAAGGCCCCAAAGTCCACCCACAAGCCAGTTGCCTTAACCCCCATGGCCAAGGGCACCCCCTCATCCACCACCGCAGGCCTAGTCAAGCTGTCACCCTGCTGCCAGTCACCCACTCTAAAGACCCCTGCTAGTTGCCCCACACCACCACCTCGGCCCAGCGCCCCCTGCACTTTACCCATCTGCCCCACTGGCAGCCCAGGGCCTGGCTCCAAGTTGCCTAGTACCAAGGACAAGAGTGAGGAGGGCCAGCGGGCTGGAACCGACCTTACCGCGCTGGAACCAG ACCTGCCTCCAAGATTGAACCCCTCAACTGGCGTGGACTTCTCCCTCCCTTCAGACGTgcactcttctgacctcccagACCCCAAAACTATGCAAACCACTACCCCAGGGACTCGGCCTGAGCCCACAAGGACGTTCCTACCTGGGGAGCCACCCCCCTGTAGCCCCAGGAACTTAGAAGAACCTGGACTACTCTCAAGGACCAGGGATGCCACCCAGGACCTTGCCATCCTACCCCCTCCTGTTGAGGGAGGACTCCCACCAGGGAAGGCAGAAGACCCCAGCCCACTCGAGGGGTTACAAGCACTGAAATTTGGAGACCTCCTTGAGGGAGGGGGAACTGAGGCTACTGGCCAGACTAATTCTACTCAGGGAGGGACGCAAAATGAGAGGACTGTGGATCAGGGGGTACCACAGCCCTCTTTGGGGGCTACCCCTCAAGCACTGGAACAGGTAGCAGGGAGCCCAGTTGCCCTGGACAAGGATGAAGGTCCACAGAAGGCCCCTGATGTGGCCCAGCTACAGGAGGAGGAGACCCAGCTGGAGGAGAATGGGGGGGACTCGGAGGTGGACTGGGGGACTCCCAACCATAGCCACCCACCCAAAGCACTGCCAGGCTTGGATGCCTTGGTGGCCGCCACTGTGGACCTAGGGGACCTGCCTGACATTAGCCTGCCGGATGCTCAGACCCCAGCAGCCTCTGTGCCCCTTGGCACGGCCCCTCAGCCCCATACCTCAGGGATTCATGGGATTGCCCTGCTCAGTGAGCTGGCTGACCTGGAGATCCAGCAGCAGAAGAGTGAGCTGGCCCTGCAAG AGGATGAGGATGTGCTGGCCTTCAACCTGCAGCACCTGGCCACACTGGCCACAGCCTGGTCCCTAGTGGAGGCTGCTAGCCTGGACAACTCAGTCGCTTCACTGCAGGCCCCGGCTGCTGACCCAGACAGAGGCCCCAGGCTCACCCCTAGGATGCAGATCCTACAGCGCAAGGACACCTGGGCCCCTAAAACCAAGCCT GTATGTCCCCTGAAGGCTGCCATCGATCGGCTGGACACACAGGAAGTGGAGATGCGTATGCAGCTGGCAGAACTGCAGAGGCGCTACAAGGAGAAGCAGCGGGAGCTGGCTCGCCTGCAGCGCAGGCACGACCATGA GAGGGAGGAGAGCTCTCGGAGCCCTGCGAGACGTGGACCTGGCCGGCCAAGAAAGCGCAAACACTCAAGCTCGCTGCCCGCTCTGCGTCCCGGGGGCCAGCTTGCCAGAAGTGATAGCAAGAAAGCCAA GGCTGTTCGTGCCAGCCTAAGTCTGCTGTGTGCCGAGCTACGAGGGGATGAGCCCCCACGGAAGCGAAGCAAACTGGAAAAGAGTCCTTACACTGGCCTACAGACAGCTTCCTCG GAGAAGGTGCGGTGCAAGAAGAGCTGTGGCCCAGCCGAGTTGTCATCCTCAATGGCCCACAAGGTGGCCCAGTTGAAGCCAAAGGTCAAGAGCAAGGGGCTGCCAGCCAGCCTCAGTGCCTTCCAGCGCAAAGAGGCCGCCCCAGGTGGGCGCATCCGGAAGAAGCTCTCTAGAGCCAAGAGTGTCAAGGTGTCAGGGGCGGCACGGCATCCACACCCCAATGGGGACAGTGGCAGGGAGATGCCCAAATTCCAAACCCAACCAGCAGTGGCTGTGGCCCACGAGGCAGGCAA CGGCTATGACAGTGAGGACTGccaggcactcctggagacagagGCCGCTCCCAGGGAGCCCGGGCTGGTTTTGCACCCAGGGGCAGTGCTGGGACCTTCACCTTCCTCCGTGGTCAAGATGGAAGCCAACCAGAAggccaagaagaaaaaggagaggcaGGGCTTGCTAG GGGCCTGCCGCCTGTCCAGCCCCGAAGGCGAGGTTAAGATCAAGAGACGGACGGTGAAGACCAAGGTGGGCCCCAAGCTGGAGCGGGCGCCGGGGCGGAGGCCCCCAGGTGCACCGGGCAAGAAGAAAGCCAAGGGCAAGGCAAAAACCGGCCTCCGTGCGGAGCCTGGGAACGCCACAAGCAGGGATTCCCTTTTTAACCCCACCCGGACCTTTGCCTGCCGAGAGGAGGGCAGCAAACTTGCCAGTGAGCGCCTCAAGAGAGCCACGCGCAAGAGCGCCATGTTGCAGCCAGTCCTGAGG CGGAAGAACGGGGCCTTATCCATCGCCCTGTCAGCCCGCAATGCCAAGGCCATTCTGggaaagagcaggaagctgacgAAGGTGAACAGAGAGGCTGTCAGCAAGCAG GGCCAGGGCCGAGCGGTGAGCCGGCTGCTGGAGAGCTTTGCTGTGGAAGATGACTTTGAGtttgacgacgacgacgacagcagcttctcagatgaggaagaggaagaggaggaagccgGTGTCCAGCTCAGCGAAGAGCAGAGTGCTGCCCTGG CGCGATCCTGCACCATCCACAAGGAAGACCTACAGGATGGACTGCCTGTGTTGATTCCAAAGGAGGACAGTCTGCTGTATGCAGGCAGTGTCAGGACTCTGCAACCCCCCGATAT CTACAGCATCGTcattgagggagagagaggcaaccGGCAGCGTATCTACTCACTGGAGCAGCTGCTGCAGGAGGCG GTTCTTGATGTCCGGCCACAGTCCAGTCGGTACCTCCCACCTGGCACCCGGGTCTGTGCCTACTGGAGTCAGAAGTCTCGGTGCCTATACCCAGGCAATGTGGTTCGAG GTGCTTCTAGCGATGAAGAAGACCTGGACTCTGTGGTGGTGGAGTTCGATGACGGAGACACGGGCCACATAGCTGTCTCTAACATCAGGCTGCTGCCTCCGGACTTCAAGATCCAGT GTACAGAGCCCTCGCCAGCCCTGTTGGTGTCCAGCAGCTGCCGGAGGACCAAAAAAGCAGCCAGTGAGAGCCACCCACCCAGCGAAGCCCCTACTCCCAGCCTGTCCCCTAAAGTGCAGGATGGCCCTGAAACTTCTAAGACCCCTGGGAAGAAATCTGGCTGCAAAGACAAAGCCG GCAAAGTCGACCTCCTAACCTCAGGTGCCAAGTCCCCCACGGGGGCCTCAGACCACTTCCTAGGCCGCAGAGGCAGCCCCCTGCTGAGCTGGTCAGCAGTGGCTCAGACCAAGCGGAAAGCCGTGGCTGCGGCAGCAGCAGGTGGCAAAGGGCCAGGGGTACTGCAGAACCTCTTCCAGCTCAACGGAAGCACCAAGAAGCTGCGGGCCCGGGACACCCTGTTTCCCATGCATAGCATGGCTGCCCCTGTGTTTGGGAACAGCTTCCGAGCTGACTCCTTCAGCAGCCTGGCCAGTTCCTACACACCCTTCCTTGGAGGGGCTGGGGCAGGCCTTCCCGGAGGAGCCCACAAGCTGCTTCGGGCCAAGAAGGCTGAGCGGGCTGAAGTAGAAAAGGCCGGGAGGCGGCGGGCAGGCAGCGAGTTTCTGGTTAAGCTGGACCATGAGGGTGTGACCTCTCCCAAGAACAAAAACTGCAAGGCCCTGCTCATGAGCGACAAGGACTTTGGACCCAAGCTGGGGCGACCTCTGGCCAGCCCCAGTTACACACACCCAGCCCTCATTGGCAAGGACAAGAAGGGGCGGGCACCTGTGCATCCGCTACATATGGGACTGGCTCTGCGAAAGTACCCACTGCCCTGTGATAGTGACTGTCCCAGCTCCTACTccgatgaggatgaggatgggcCGGGGCTAGCCACCGGTGTTCCCTCCCGATTCCTCACCCGCCTATCCATGTCGTCGTCGTCCTCCGGCTCGTCCACGTCCTCTTCCTCAGGCTCCGTGTCCACTTCCAGCCTCTGTTCCTCAGACAATGAGGACTCATCTTACAGCTCAGATGACGAGGACCCCACCTTGCTGCTGCAGACCTGTCTCACCCGTCCCGTACCCGCTCTCCTGGCCCCACCCGAAGCCCTGCGCTCTAAGGGTAGCAGCCCCCACGCCCACGCCCACGCCCAGCGCTGCTTCCTGTCCAGGGCTGGGGTGActggtgcaggtgcaggtgccgGCCCCGGTGTTAGCAAATCCAAGTTCAAGCGTAAGGAGGCCCTGAGCTTCTCCAAAGCCAAAGAGCTTTCTCGGAGGCAACGGCTGCCCTCCGTAGAAAACCGGCCAAAGATCTCAGCCTTCCTGCCCGCCCGGCAGCTCTGGAAGTGGTCGGGAAACCCCACACAG AGACGAGGCATGAAGGGGAAAGCCAGGAAGCTGTTCTACAAGGCCATCGTCCGAGGCAAGGAGACGCTGCGCATTGGGGACTGCGCAGTCTTCCTTTCGGCCGGACGGCCCAACCTGCCCTACATCGGCCGCATCGAGAGCTTGTGGGAGTCATGGGGCAGCAACATGGTGGTGAAGGTCAAATGGTTCTACCACCCTGAGGAGACCAAGCTGGGGAAACGGCAGAGTGACGGGAAG AATGCACTATACCAGTCCTGTCACGAAGATGAGAATGATGTGCAGACCATCTCGCACAAGTGCCAAGTGGTGGGCCGGGAGCAGTATGAACAGATGATGCGGGGCCGCAAGTACCAGGACCAGCAGGACCTCTACTACTTGGCAGGCACCTATGATCCTACTACTGGGCGCCTGGTGACAGCCGACGGCGTGCCCGTCCTGTGCTga